The following coding sequences lie in one Apium graveolens cultivar Ventura chromosome 3, ASM990537v1, whole genome shotgun sequence genomic window:
- the LOC141711070 gene encoding uncharacterized protein At4g26485-like, producing the protein MGGRAREKSVKHYSSKHKILLVGEGDFSFSKCLATAFGTAANMTATSLDNKEWLQRKHRQAMANVEELKNMGCTIIHGVSAHRMKDHPQLQSKYFDRVVFNFPHSGFSHRAEDSYHMIKRHRKLVWAFLINASEMLTKKGQIHVTHKTTYPYSEWDIEGLAEEAGLRLLKISPFDIDEYDGYVNKKGDGSKCDKSFPAGNSCTYKFAI; encoded by the exons ATGGGCGGTAGAGCAAGAGAGAAAAGTGTAAAGCACTACAGCAGTAAGCATAAGATATTGCTTGTTGGTGAGGGTGATTTTTCATTTTCCAAGTGCTTAGCAACTGCATTTGGGACTGCTGCTAATATGACAGCCACTTCTCTTGATAATAAAG aatggttacagaGGAAGCACAGACAAGCAATGGCGAATGTGGAGGAACTTAAGAACATGGGTTGCACCATCATACATGGAGTGAGTGCCCATAGGATGAAAGATCACCCACAACTCCAATCAAAGTACTTTGACAGAGTTGTTTTTAACTTTCCTCATTCTGGTTTCAGTCATAGAGCAGAAGACAGTTATCATATGATCAA GCGCCACAGGAAGTTGGTTTGGGCATTCCTGATCAATGCAAGTGAGATGTTGACGAAAAAAGGGCAAATTCACGTGACACACAAGACAACCTATCCTTACAGTGAATGGGATATAGAAGGGTTAGCAGAGGAAGCTGGGCTGCGCTTGCTCAAGATATCGCCTTTTGACATTGATGAATATGATGGATATGTGAACAAAAAGGGAGATGGAAGTAAATGCGACAAGAGCTTTCCTGCAGGGAACTCCTGTACATACAAATTCGCAATATAA